The genomic window atCCCGCGCGAGTGCATATCAGCCTCGCTGCGGATGCGTTGCTCAATGTCCTCCGCTATGTCGTCGCAGCCGATAGATCGCAGACCGGCGAGGACCTCCTGGATTCCCACGGtcttcctgctgctaccggtggcagccgcggacgcgtccgcgagcgcaAGCAGAAAGATGGCTGACGACCTCATGAGTGCAGCCACCGCGCCTCGGTGGAGACGCACGTTCGCCGGAAGGGCGCTCTTTATGATGCGCACCACATGCGCCCGCGGCAACTGCAGAGCTTTGCGGCCACTTGAAGTCAATCGCGAACCTGCGCTGGCTGCCTGGCGAACCCGAGCGCTTGAGCCCGCGGACGGGCTCTTGCTGTCTTCGCCCGGATTCCTTCCTAATTCTCCCCCCGCCTCGGAACGGACGTCGACCTCCATCGTGCTGGAAATATCGGCACGAACCTCTCACTACAGCCAGCCCACTAGGCGACGAACCCTAAAGTCGATTCGAAGCTTGTCAGCCTCTTGCGAGACTCCGACAAAAAGGCAAGGCGTCCTGGGAACGAACCCAGGGAATGGCACGACAGAGACAAAGACAGCCCGAGAGGAAAACCGGCATGCACGCTGCTTCCACTCCGGGGGTCCGCTCGTACACACGCTGCGCACGACACAGGGTCACTGTCGCAACGACTCCTCCCACTCTGGCCCCCTCTTCAAGCAATTTCTTGCCTCTTGAGAAAGATATTATCACCCTCCAGATAGTGGTGGCTCCTGTGAAAACGCGGCCTTTCAGAAGCACTCGAGCCAACGAGTCAGGCACTGCGTGTGTGCCACACCTGGGGTGTCTGAACGTGCAGGAGGTTCAGCATACAGTCCTTTTCTAAAATACTTTTTTTCGCGGAGATCAGTGAGGTCGACATGAAGACACAACCTCACAATAAATACAAGGGAGGCTCTGCCTTCAAGGCAAACGGAATCGTTTTTCCGTCATGGCGGCACAGAGCCGGCACAAGACAGACCGCATGCACGACGGgggaagcgcatgcaggcaaATTTGAGCTCCAATTGGAAAGCTCATATGCGGGGCCGAGTTCCAGAAAAGAAGAACAGAGATTTCTCTTGCCTATTTTTTCGCCCCATTCTTATACTACGACTTGACAGCTTCGTTTGCGTGTTTTCCGCTTGTCGCCTTGGCAGTATCTTCGCCAATCTAGAGACACCAATACTGGACGTTGCATGCAAAAAGAGAGAATGAGAGCATCGACGCCTCAGCCAAGCATTAGAGCCTCGCCATAGCGACACTCTCCACGATCGTTCGAAGCACAAGTTACATCTGCCCCGCCGGCTGCACCGGAGAGGTAGTGTGACCGTCATCGACGACGGACTTACCTCTGTTCGGGCAGCGCTGAGCCCGCCGGTGGCTGAAGAAAAGATTCGTGACCGActcgagagccgcagcgctgcAGGACGATATCTTCTACTCTTCTGAGTAGCCGCAGTACTCTTTCTTCTTGGCTGGGCGGctcagggcggcggcgtAAAGTCCCGTCCGCCGTCAGCACCTGCACGCCTGCGTGCCTCTAGCTGTGGCGGTCTCTGACTGGACTACTTTGGAGTTCGTCGCATGGTTTTCCATATGCGGATATTTTTCGCCAATCTTCGTTCCATCCCAACCTCACCATGGCCTGCAGCAACTTCTCCTCCGTCCTGTCCAACTACCGTCGAGAACTCGGTAGTCTTCGCATGTGGCTCGAAGATTTCCAGGCAATTAGAAAAGCGAATGACAGCGAAGAGCAGGGGTTCCAAAAACTCACAGCTCTAGAGGTCGCCCAGTTCCAACTCGCCATTGCatttgcttcttcttcgctgtttTTCAGTAAGGCAAGAGGCCAGAACGCTACCACCGCTCGCACCTTGATACCCACGAGTCACACAACACAGATTTTGCtcagacagagaagaggaaagcatTCGTCCTGCTGTTTCATCCGTATTCGATGATACGACCCTTGTCGTGGGGGAGGGAGGCAGGGAGGGCTGTACTGAGTCTCTCCGCGCTTGGAGGAGGTTTTATACACCATATGCTCTGCGTTTCGCGGTGACTACGCTGGACTATGTTGGGCGCGTCAAATTCGCTTTCGGAAGAGTTCAGGAGGAGTTACCCCCGACGTGGCTCTGTCGATCGCCTCTGCCTTTGGCGCCTTCTGGGTCAACGTTGGCTGTGAGAGGCTTCGCAGCTCCGCCATGTGCCCGCCGACGGATTCTGTTTGTGCTGAATCGAGGTTGCCGACAGCAGAATGCCTGCCTCTGAATGCGAATTCGTCCCACGCCCGCCACTGCCGGGGCGTTAGCTGAAGGGGCCGTTTTTATTCTTTAGCGCGTGGCTAGCAGAAATCCTAAGGCGTCGTCTGTCGGACAGGGGCGACTACTTACGAGTGCCGCTCATCTTGAAATACGTACGATGCTACGTTGCGCGGTTTTGCAGCATACTTGAAAACGCAAGGCTACGACGTGAAGTCTCACCCTGTCTCTCAAGACTTGGTAGGTGCCCACCGATGCTGTATTCCGCTTCTGAATTCCTCGCACAGACACAGGCAGGGAGCAGGGTAGCGAACGCGCGCTTGTGCGGCGTGTGGACTacggcagcgtcgccttACGCATTCCTTGAGTGATGGACGCTGAGAAACAATCCAGTGCCGTCTTTGGTGTGCTGTCTCTCAGCTGCGGGTGCAGCAGTATATGCGAAAGGTTGCGGCCATCGTCGAGCAAGGTTAGTTCTGAACGCAGACATACCTCACAAGAAACACATGCCGTGGTGGCATTGCACCGTGGAGGCCGTAGCCGCAACACGTGGCTCCTTCAAGCAGAGCCGACCTGCAGCTACGAGGTTgatgtatatctatatatgtagcTGAATAGTCTGGTTGACCGCCGGGATTAGGCGACTCGGCGGTACAACCAACTATCCTGGCGCTCGTAGAGGACTTGCGAATGATTACGCGTGACGTGGATCGATAAGGTGTTTGAggagggcggggcggcggcgtcgtcgcagccgccggagTTCTCAGGTCAAGTCGGCGGTGCGCTCGGAAAGTTGTAGCCTATAGTGTATTGGATCGTGCTCCGAACAGCTCGGACGCATGCGTTCCATATTTTACGTCAGATAAGTACGCGTTCTTCTGGAATGTGGCGTTCACGCGCCATGTCTCCGTGAAGCGCCGAGGCACACGCGTCTTTCGGCTGCGCTTTGAGAGAGCGGTGCAACTTTGTGGTTTTCCTCACGTGCCGGTCAAGCAGGGACCCGCAGACGGTTTTCCCTGGTGCAGCATCGTGCTGGAGAGAATCCGAGTGCTGGAGAGAATCCGACTGTGACGGGTACTTGACGTTTCTGGTTGTGATTTGTGCAGGAGATCCCCCTACGCGGTCAACCGTTGTCGACTCTGCCGCAGCAAAACGCGTGGTGGCTTTCcacacgcggccgcgggcacgAGATGCGGCATGCTCATCGTCCGCCGAGAGGAATCCCGAGGGAGCAGCATCTGAACCGGCAACTCAGCCACATGCgtcgcagagaaagagacgactTGACGCGGATTTGCGGAATTCTGAGGTGGAGGTGCCGCACAGCGGAGAAACGTCTGAAGCAGCAGTAGCGGACCAGCGAGCCGTCGCTGCATccgcagacagcgacgcagctcCTGATGGCGAGAAAGAAGCTggctgcagctcctctgcATCAACGACACCGGCTGGTCTTGCTGGAGACGCGGCACCGGAAAACGTacgagaggcgggcgacacAGGAAGGGCCAAGAAGCGAAAGATGGACACACCAAAAGGAATCAACAAGAAAGGCTTGCGCGAGGGTCAGCGCACTCGGGAGAAGCTTCCTTGACGCTCGCCAGGGACGCGTCAGCGCAGGCGTGAGGAGGAGTCTCCTTGCATCCGCAGCTCTCTATTGAGTGTGGCGTCATTGCGAAGTGCTCGACGCTCATTGTGACGTTGGCACCTATAGCGTACCTGTTAGGGGCTGTTCTCATTAGGCCTGCAGCTACCGTCACGCCTGGGGCCTGTATCTTGAGGCGGGCCACCAGGCGACCACATGAGCATTCAATAATCTTCCGTGAGTAtgtaagtatatatatatatataaatatataggTAGATCAATATGCTTGTGGCCCCCGTCCGCATACGCGAGATGTTGTACGTGTGCATCCTGAAGACTTAAGTTCATATCTGTGTACCACTGACGCTGTGAGTTTGTGCCCTGTAGCggttcgcctccttcggaTACATCTTGACACTCGCCCAGGAGATATGTGAAGAGAATCTCAACATAACTGTCCACTGTGCTGTTGTGGAGATGCGCTAGAAGCGAAACGTGGCAGCAGGCAGGTTACACTCAGATGCGTAAAAGAAACTTGCTACGCGTTTCCAGGTGTGGTGCCACTGCGACCGGGAATTGTCTGTAGTTCATGAATATATACCGATTGTGGGAGTTGGATGGCACAGAAACGCTGACTGCTGAGGTGGGAGCTTGCGTGTATTGCGACCTGTGCTGAAGCACAGCGAACGCACCGAGCTAGCGCCCACCGGAGACATTTCGGCCGTTGCTGTAGCTTCACAAGCATTGAGTAAAGTTCAGCATGCATTGTCCTAGTGAGTGAATTCTGGGTAGGCGTAGCGGGGAAGATATGCGATCATACACGAACGCCACGGCAATGAATACTCAGTCGTCGCGCGGGGGAGGGCGAATCGGCGTGGCACGCACAACTGAAAAGGTAGGAAGCCCTATTACGCACGGTTGTACGCCGCCTGACACTGTTTGATTTGCGTCAGAAGACTCTGTCAAGTCTTCCCACTGAGCTGACACTCCCCGACCTGCTGGGCACGTAGTTGAGACTTCACTGGAGGCACTTCCCGTTCCCCATCGTCCAAAAGGCCCGTTCTGTTTGACGTTTCCGGAAGGTGGGCTCCCTCCACGCGGCGTCTCTACGGCAACTTCTTTTAGAGCAATATCCTGGAAACCGGGTGAGTCTTGAGTTAGCCAccagcgcggcagccggcattctcgagaggaagaggaagttGGTCTGATTGTCTCTCGACCGGGGGCGATGCCCGAGCTTTTCCCATCGtccgaggagacagaaagcGCTACCAGGAACCACGCTAGTGCCAGAACAACCAGGATACACTGGAAGATCGCAAGTGACATAGTTCTCGCGAGGTGGGCAGGCCTGAAATGAGAAATTGTGTAGCCCGTTATAAGGTCGAATAACGTGAGGACGGCTATAAGCAGGGCAAACAGGAAGACAGCATACGCATGTAGAAGCTTTGCACAACCTTGAATGCGCGAAATTCGGTTTTTTGGAGGAGTGGCTTGCGGAGTTTGGAGGGGAATGGTGCTAGCCTCCTGGGCGGCCGAGAGATCATGATCCAAACGCCGTCTGAGGAGGATCGCGTGACAGGTGATAGAACAGAGCGAAACAATCAACAGTACTGCCAGGTAATATGGCATGAAGCCAGTGGGGTGACCTTGGACGTGCCGAATCACGAAAAAAATTGTGCCGCCAAGCCCGAGGAGAACCAGGAGAGTATAGACGCCAAACGTCCCCATTTCAGGCCATGTGAGCCCTCTCAGTCGTGCGTGTGCGGGCCGGCTCTCCTGGCCAGCTGGCATGCGCACGCTCTGAAACGATGGTGGTCTATCCCTGTAGGACACCcagatacacacacacacaagcaTGCTCTGACGTAGGGATATGCCGTTGGACGACAACCGCAAATAGCCGGACATCCGCGTTTGCGAAGGCCTGCACTCGGACAACAACTATCTACTTGGCATTGATAAGACGGGTGCACGGTATTCCTTGAGTCTCTCGTCGAGAGCTGAGACTGCACCCAGATACACGACAGAAAAGGCTCATGTCAGTCTAGCACGGGTACGGGTTCGTACAAGGCTGGAACACGTCTGCTACGTAAGCCGTCGAACAGACAGCCACCATGGTAACTGGAAGGTAATCGTGTCTCAGTTACCATCGCACATGCAATTCAACAGGCAaactctgcagcgcggctaACATGTGCATTCACGTGGAAATGCCCAGCTAGCAGGCGTGACCCCAAACGGAATGCTACGCAGAAAAACCGACGCGAGGGATCCAGCCTTGTGTGCAGTTGTGTCTCACATGGTTGCGCTGTCTCGAGGGAGAGTCGTTTTTAGGCGGAAATCGTAACAAACTTTTAAATTGAAGAAAGGAATTTCTGGGCTGGAGATGGCTAGATCGTGGCTGTCTACGCTATGCTGGATATGCTCGTTGAACTGTGGCACAAGACTTGCGACGGCGAAACATCCTTGAAGCCTCGGGAATTACGGAGCGGGAGGAACTATTTCGCAGTGCAGACGAGCTCTCATCCAGATAACATAGGATGTCGCAGAATGATGCCCGGTAAAAATCCACCGCAGCGACGTCGTGATGAAGGAAGGGTCGTGCATCTGTATTATTTTTGTAGTGTGTTGATTCATGCATCCCCCCCGACAAATTACTCTGATGCACTGTTTACTTTCTTTTGTTTTGAAAGTTGGCGAGACATTATGAACAAAGTCCGAGGCTCCCTCGTTTCTGACCCATGGCGGTTCGGGCTTGGTCTTACATACTGTGGCTTCCCGACAACGCGCGTTTCTGCTGAACTGCTCAGTTCTGAAGGAAGGAAGGACGAGCAGGGCGGGCAGTTTAACCGCAGCGGCGATGCGATTCCCTCTCGTTAGGCAGACTGAAAAATGACACCATTTTCACATGTTCCACATTAGCCTGAGGATGAATTCCTTCACAACCCCCCGGTGCCTGCAATGCGTTACGAAACTCGTCTAGTGCCGCTATGAACATGGGGCCTCGGCACAGAGATGCGTACTTTGAGATTTGGACGCGCACATAATACTTCCGGGGCATTTATGCTAAGCTATCAGGTCGAGCCAGCGTTGCCATCATGGACATACAAACTAGCGATCTATAAAACGTATACTGGTACTCCATTTATGCGGTTACGGCAAATAACTGGACGTGCCGgggagcagccgcagctgcgcggttTTCCGAAGCGTTCTCAGCGAGCTCTCTGGGTGGCTATTTGATTCTCTTACTGAATACTGGGTAACATCTGCTCGAAGTAGCACTAGAAGCGGATGGTGTCGTTTGATGTGAGGAGTAGCTGGGGTCGCTAACAGAACTGGGGGATACTTTGTAGCAAGAGTTTTGCGTCTACAGTTCCCTGCGGGAGGGGTTCGTGGGCAACCCAAGAATCCGGCATCCTAGTTCTTTCAGATGGAATTAATACAGCTTCAGAGTTTCATACAGGCGCACTCTGAACGCCCACTGAACGGGCGTCGGGACCCGGTGCGCCAGCAGGGCGATTCGTTGGGTGTAATCATTCAGGCAAGCCGAAAGTCACCTGTCAGTATTTACCCCACATAGCAACGTCCACTCGGTAAAGCATGTAGAGTAGACGATTCGTTCGGATGCAAACCAAGGAGTGCATGGAACAGAGAAGCAGGCTCCTAGAGAGAAAAATGAGGACTCATAAGTAAACGGCATGACAACCCCCAAGAGGCTTCGGCGACTGCGCCGCAGTTTAGAAGCAAGTCTCTGTAGCTTAAAGTCAGGTGAGGATACCGCGATGCACGCTAACAAGCCTGTTGAAGATGGACAGCTCTCCTTGATGCACATGTGCCACTTGAAAGATACTCCTCTTCTCAGATCGCACCCCAAATAATGCAACGAATGGTgtcgagaaaaaagaaacacCAAGTATCTGTCTCTTCCGGAAACTAATACAGCCTCAGCGGTTACTGGTGCCATGTCCCTGGCGGGACCGGAACGGAAACCTGAGCCGACGCATCGAGGCCCCCGTCAGAATCATCTTTGACAAAAAAGGCAGACGACGACAAGATTCGTATTTGCTTTCCTTGGTTGCTCTCCATTTGCTGTACTTCCGCGAGTGGGCATAAGTGCATGATGAATACGATGCTAATGCCCTCTGATCTGCGACCGCACTGGGCAACCATGATTGGTACTTTCAAAAAAAGCCTACCTGTTTCTCTCACATCCTCTACCAATGCACATATGGTTTAGGAAGGCGAACGCCTGTTGCTGCTGTTGTTGTGTGTGCAAGTATCCTTGCTCCAGTTGAGAGTTTGTCGTCTCAACTGCGGCACGCATACCTACGGTCATACGCATGACAAGCGCAGAAGCACATTTCCTTGCATGATGCAGCACTTCTTTAATATCACATCCCGGAGCCCTCCTTTCCACCCTTTCCTCACTTGATACGAACAGCAAGATTACTCTCTCGTTTGTTTCGTTCGGCGCTATCCCGCCTCTAGGTACCACCAACAGCCGGTAAGTGGGCAGCACTGGGAACAGGAGGCTTTCAATCGTATTTCTCTAGACCTAGCCACCACGCAGTCCCCACTCAAATCACTGCCTTTCCTATCGCGGCCATGGCTTCACCTTTACGTACCGTGTTGCATGATGCCCAGGCGCCTAGTGACGGTCTCGCCACCTCGTTGCTGTTGCTGGATGGCGATCCTCTTCCGGGCCTCTAGTGCCACCATGGTTCGAAGTAGTTTTATTTGCTCGCAGCAACGAAAGCGGCCAGAGTTGTGGAAGCACCACGGCGGGAGGCCAGCCACCGGCGGTTCCCTCTCACATAAGGCTTGGCCCGTTTCTCCACATCCTGCTGCAACATCGACTGAAGTTCGGTACAAGTCAGTATCCGTCCGAACGTCTCCAAAGTGGCTCGGTGCTTGTAGATTGCTTTTTGCATAGTCGATGGGATGACCGGCAGAGACGGAAAACTGCTCCGGCTGCGGTGGAGAATGCATGCGCCAGGAAACTCTTTTATGAGGGTGCCACCCCCGATTCATTTCTTTCGAATAGCCACTGGCGTCCCGTTCACCGTTCTGCTTTCTCTGCTTGCGAAGGGCGCTCTTCAGAGGCAAGGCTCCCACGCGGGTCGCCCCCATTGGAGATGAAACAGCTGGTGCCCCCAAGTCCGGTACAGCTTCATGCCACACTTCCTCGCTGACCTTCGCCTTCACCGCTGTGCTCGCCCCACTAAGCGAGTTTTCAGAGACGTTTTGGCCTTTTTGGCCTTCACTGAAACCCAAGGAACCCCTCTCCCCCTTCTGTGCCTCCACAGGAAATGGACTGTGCTTATGTTGTTCTCCACGAGAGGCGCCAATGCTGTTAACCTCTTCCATGTGGCAAGGACGTTGCGTCCGAGAGGTCTGTAGTTGTTTTCCAAgttctgcgtcctctgttGGCTCTGTGACGTGGAGCCCTTCACGGCCGATCCTGTCCACTGGGTTACCGCGCATGATGTAAGGGCGACCAGCATCGGGCCTGCCTTCTTCGCTACAATTCCAAGAGTCCACATAGTGCTGATCCAAGCAAGGTGTTACTGACACAGAATGTGCTGGGAGTACTACGTGATCATGGAAACGGTCGGGCGCGAGATCAGATGCAAATCGAGATCCTACACCCTCGGGTAGGACGCCCCTTGCGGGAAAGGTGAAGGGAGAGTCGCCGGGGCCTACACCACCACCGCCTAGTCTGACAGCGGCTTCTCCGTAGTGTTGAAAATAGGTAGATTGGAGAGGCCCATTCAGAGACCCGCCCGGAGAGCGTGGCGATAAGTGTTCAGCGTACCCTTCCCCACTGCAAGCATAACGACAGCGTGGACTCCCATTCAGGACACCGTGCGACTCGTAGACTTCAGGCGTGAGCACACTTTCAATGAACGCACGAGCGTACGGGGGACCGTCGCGGACCCACTGCGGTAGGTAGGCGTTACGCTCATTTTCTGGTCGCCGAAATGAGGATTCGCTGCGATGCGTATCCCGGAGCATACAGAGCGATTTCAGGGGGGACATGCTGTAGAGTGAGTCGTTCCCCGCAGAGAGAATCTGGGGGGATATAGGTATGGCGTCGGGATAAACTGGTCGTCCCAGAGGCAACGGTTGACCAATGCAACGAAGCTCAGGATGCAGCTCGCACAactcgtcttcgcttcgtACGTGACCGTCTGCCAGACAGGTCGCCTCGCCATCCCCTTTTGAGATTTTATTTTGCTTGATCTGAAGCTGGCACCGTGGCGGTACACGGTATTGATACTCGTCGGGAGATGGAGTAAAATAATTGCACTCGTCACCACGCTTCATACCAGCAAGAGCGTCAGAAGAAGAGCCCGTCTGGTTTTGCGAGCAACAAGAGGGACTCTGCGATGGAAATGGAGAAGCACGGTGACTAACGAAAGTAGGTCGCGCTGAGAAGGACTCCATCATGAAGGTCCCTTCTGATTCCTTATCGGTTACACAGCAGCGCAGCATGCGCTGGTATGTCTCGCAGGTAAGGCAAGTGATGGACATCGAAGAAGAACAGGTACCTTGCTACCGAATCAGCGCTCCCGAAGAGTCACTTCGTGCGCGTCTAAACCCTATACCATCAACTCCAAACAACGTGCCCGTGAACGGGTTGAGGGCCAGAAAGGACGAAAGCTTGTGGCGACTGCCCGAAGAACGGAAAATGAAGCCTGCCAGGCGATGCAACATCTCAGCACAATCCAGGAGCACCAGCAAGAACACTCGAGCCGACAGATATCCAAGGCTTTTACACACTCTCATAAGCTCGGCTGGGTCATAGTCTTATTCCACCGGTCGGTAGAGACTGAACCAGCGGCAGATCCATCCGCAGGTATCTTTTTGCCATAAGCGTGACGGTGAGCGACACGTGACACCTGGAAGGCTCTGGCGGAGCTGTATGGTGGCGTCGAACCCCCTGCCATCCATCCTCTTACGAGCGGCCCGTCCTGCAGTTGGGTGAAGCGCGACTGAACCGCCGGCCACTAAGAAGCCACAGAGCCCCTTCTAGCTTTTTCCGAACCCACAGCCAAAAACTCGACGTTTGGCTAACTGGCAAGCAATCCAGGAAGACACCTGACAGATAGTAGAACTCTTGACCATTTGTGGGCCTCTACGTCACATCCCGTTTCTTTCGAAGAACCCGCGGTCAGCTCACAGATAAATTTGTGAGATTTCACTTCAGCTGGGCGCAAGAGGTAACACGCGATGCTCGTAAGGACGCGAAGCAACAAGACTCTCTATAGAATGAACAGTCTACCAACTTCTGCTGACAGATCCCGCCACAAGCCACGAGAAGTGAAGCACTGCAAACTTATTACTGTCGTAGGCCCAGACAGATCTGGTTTCTCCAGAAGATGACACCGTCTCAGGCCTATAGCAGTCGTCCGACATCAAACACTTCACACTGAGCCAATCTTGCAGACTAGTATTTCATTATCAGCGTAATCACGTTCtcttggaagctgtagtcacTATAACTGTTCGTTAGTATAAGCGATAAACCATCCCCGCAGAGCGGGACCCCACCATTCTCTCCCGCAAGTGGCATCGGGTCTTGCTACAACGATGACACTGGAAAGGAAAGGTCCTAGAACAATGGGTGGAACCCCTTAAAACTGACTGTGAAATGCCTACCCTAGGACATCGCTTAGTTTTTCCGGTGTACGCTTCGTGTCTCGTCCCCTTAGCACCCGTGGTTCACCACTGAATCGTGCTGACACTTCGAAGGGCAACAAAGCGAAGAACATAAAAGTATCGCCACTAGCGACCGCGGATACATCTGATCGGGGCTCCCACTAGACCGTGTTCGACGGGGTGTTACTGATGAACGGACCGGTGACTGGTGTTGTCGTTATTAAGTACCTGAAAGTACCTGAGAGGATACAGCGTGCTAAAATCTTGCATGGATAGGCAGCAGGGAAAAATCCTCAACGGAGTGGATTGACATATCGAATGCAGCGCAGCTAGATCCGGGGTGATACGCCGGCGGTCCTTGCGGTCTCCGTGCGCTCCATCAGCTTCCCCGCCAACTGTCGTAAAGGCAGCGGACTCGGACATCCCGCTTCCCTCCTCGAAGAGGGCTGGACGAAGGCATATGCGTTGTCCATCTGCTTAAAACACAGCAAATAATTTGCAGCTGTCAATAATTGGAAGCGGCGACCAGCGCACGTTTGTGTTTTGATGTGGTGCCTGGGATCGGCCGTGACCGCTGGGAAAATAGACTCGTCCTGGGGACGAAGCTGCCTGCCGatgccgctgctggcgcggctAGCCCCAAGCTTGCATTTCTGGCATGATCGCGGGGGTCGCCCTTGCTAGGCGAGATAGAGGATCTAGCGAGCGTGAACATAGCCATGGCTTCAATGCAGTACGCGGGCCTGATGGTATGGCATAATAATCTGCCCAGACTTGTGCGACAAGATGCCGTATTCCTCCTTGAGCCGATCACTTTTGACTGAGATTATCCAGGTTGTTCAGCGACAATGGCAGGCGAGAGCACTGGAGAGCTGAAGTGACGACTCAATTCTCAGAGCAAAAATACCGGCGAAGCCGTTTGCCCCTCCCCTCCGCGTCCTGTCGTCCGATTGACAAGAGCGCAGTACCAGCAATCCGCCAGAAAATGTGTTTCTAAACACTTAAGAGTACCGAATGCGAACCTACCAGCTTGTAGCTTGTGTGACAGGTTCTTAAAGTGCCACACAAACTGTCTTGGTACCGTAGGGCCCCTTCGCTCGCCCAGATAACGGCTTGTGCAGGCTAACTTCCTCTTAGCAAATATTTTCGTGCAGTTCTTTGGGTGCATGCCGGCTCGCATGTGGCCTTCGCCATCATTCACCGCTTTCGCGGGTCGTTCTTGGACCCCACCTAGTAGAGACCATTCGTGTACTGGCCGTCACGACAGTTGTCGGAGCACTTGGCTTGCTAGTGTGTGTTCTCGTTTCATTGCTACAGCGAAACAGAGTTATAGAGGAAGAGCAGAGCGCATCTGCGGGTGGAAACTCTGCTCTGCCACGATCGCCACCTAGAAGTACACAACCACCAACGTATTAGGCCAACATGGAGCGGCTTGTACCACAGACACGAACGAGCCACACGACCGGCAGTAAACATCAGTGGCTCATAGATTTGGGTCTTACAAAGTAGACATGCTCTCGAAGCGGATCCCCTGCATGAAATAGCCCTATATGTAGAAATAAGATTTGGACAGGCAAACAGCTGGCACGGTATGGCCCGTTGTGAATGCGGACCTGCCCGTTTAGGCTGACTACCTTGCACGGAAACATAAAGTTACTCGATGAAGCAGAGCGCTTCGTTCAGCTAAAAGACGAATCGCCACACAAATTTGCAGCAGAAAGGCATAGCTAAAGCGTCACTAGGCTCCCACACCCTTGTAACAACTGCAGATACGCGTATCCCCTCGTCAAATAATGATGCTCTGGGGCCTAACATTTCTTAATAGGGTGAAAACACTGGCAAAGCGGAGCCGCAACGAGAAAGCGTCTGCAGCCCGGCCCGAATCGAGGACCAAGCTTGGCGTGTCACGCTGGACTCTGGGAATTGTGCGTGGCCTTTGAACTATAGAATAACGAATAGTGTGAAGAGGCGATCAACTTTTCACTGGCATGGGACAGCAATAGAGTGTGAACAACGCGTAAACTGTCGGACGGTGGCCCCAGACTTGCTGTGGCACCTGCTGGCAAACTGTTGTAGC from Besnoitia besnoiti strain Bb-Ger1 chromosome XIII, whole genome shotgun sequence includes these protein-coding regions:
- a CDS encoding hypothetical protein (encoded by transcript BESB_030340); the protein is MEVDVRSEAGGELGRNPGEDSKSPSAGSSARVRQAASAGSRLTSSGRKALQLPRAHVVRIIKSALPANVRLHRGAVAALMRSSAIFLLALADASAAATGSSRKTVGIQEVLAGLRSIGCDDIAEDIEQRIRSEADMHSRGISSPSVDATSFSLRTHDEHPPRHTTASAWAANEDVDGAALSEPETDSSCAGRQSDIAEEAPSEGELPDNGGGDDEDQEGDALDAMLQVVDGVLAEREPESETQADFP
- a CDS encoding Sas10/Utp3/C1D family protein (encoded by transcript BESB_030350) encodes the protein MACSNFSSVLSNYRRELGSLRMWLEDFQAIRKANDSEEQGFQKLTALEVAQFQLAIAFASSSLFFTYLKTQGYDVKSHPVSQDLLRVQQYMRKVAAIVEQGDPPTRSTVVDSAAAKRVVAFHTRPRARDAACSSSAERNPEGAASEPATQPHASQRKRRLDADLRNSEVEVPHSGETSEAAVADQRAVAASADSDAAPDGEKEAGCSSSASTTPAGLAGDAAPENVREAGDTGRAKKRKMDTPKGINKKGLREGQRTREKLP
- a CDS encoding hypothetical protein (encoded by transcript BESB_030360), producing MGTFGVYTLLVLLGLGGTIFFVIRHVQGHPTGFMPYYLAVLLIVSLCSITCHAILLRRRLDHDLSAAQEASTIPLQTPQATPPKNRISRIQGCAKLLHAYAVFLFALLIAVLTLFDLITGYTISHFRPAHLARTMSLAIFQCILVVLALAWFLVALSVSSDDGKSSGIAPGRETIRPTSSSSRECRLPRWWLTQDSPGFQDIALKEVAVETPRGGSPPSGNVKQNGPFGRWGTGSASSEVSTTCPAGRGVSAQWEDLTESSDANQTVSGGVQPCVIGLPTFSVVRATPIRPPPRDD